From Rhododendron vialii isolate Sample 1 chromosome 10a, ASM3025357v1, the proteins below share one genomic window:
- the LOC131303685 gene encoding protein transport protein SEC13 homolog B-like: MDTGKAQKIESGHNDSVQDVSMDYYGKRVATASSDTTIKITAVSNNLPSQHLSTLSGHRGPVWQVAWAHPKFGSILASCSYDGTVMIWKEGKQNEWTQAHIFADHRSSVNSISWAPHEIGLCLACGSSDGNISIFTARSDGGWDTATIDQAHPVGVSSVSWASSTATGPLVGSGMLDSVQKLVSGGFDSTVKVWKLVDGNWKMDFPALLMHTDMVRDVAWAPNLGLSKSTIASASQDGTVVIWTEAKEGNQWEGKVLKDFKTPVWRVSWSLTGNLLAVAAGDNDVTLWKESVDGEWQQVTAVEH; encoded by the coding sequence ATGGATACAGGAAAAGCTCAGAAGATCGAATCAGGTCACAATGACTCAGTTCAAGATGTATCCATGGATTACTATGGAAAGCGTGTGGCAACTGCTTCATCTGATACCACTATCAAAATAACTGCTGTAAGCAATAACTTGCCTTCGCAGCACCTTTCAACTTTGAGCGGTCATCGAGGCCCTGTTTGGCAGGTTGCTTGGGCTCACCCCAAGTTTGGTTCAATCCTTGCTTCTTGTTCTTATGATGGCACAGTGATGATTTGGAAGGAAGGTAAACAAAATGAATGGACACAGGCTCATATTTTCGCAGACCATAGATCATCTGTCAATTCTATTTCTTGGGCACCTCACGAAATTGGTCTATGCTTGGCTTGTGGATCCTCGGATGGCAACATCTCAATTTTCACAGCAAGATCCGACGGTGGTTGGGACACAGCCACGATTGACCAAGCCCATCCAGTTGGAGTGTCCTCCGTTTCGTGGGCCTCTTCCACAGCTACTGGACCTCTAGTTGGATCCGGAATGCTGGATTCCGTTCAAAAGCTGGTTTCTGGTGGTTTCGATAGTACTGTGAAGGTTTGGAAGCTAGTTGATGGGAATTGGAAGATGGATTTCCCTGCACTGCTTATGCACACTGATATGGTGAGGGATGTGGCTTGGGCCCCCAACTTGGGCCTTTCAAAGTCTACTATTGCAAGCGCTTCACAGGATGGGACTGTAGTCATATGGACTGAGGCAAAAGAAGGCAATCAATGGGAAGGTAAAGTGTTGAAGGACTTCAAGACCCCTGTTTGGAGGGTATCATGGTCTTTGACTGGAAACTTGTTGGCTGTGGCTGCTGGAGACAATGACGTTACATTGTGGAAAGAATCAGTAGATGGGGAGTGGCAGCAGGTGACCGCTGTTGAGCATTAG
- the LOC131304676 gene encoding rapid alkalinization factor-like codes for MGKHSSAIRRVLIISSFIVLSPIVLLIIVEATGNHHEWKWNIPAGQGECRGTIGECMGAAGDQGEFDMDLESNRRILTTTKYISYGVLEMDFVPCSIKGTSYYNCLLRGQANPYTRGCSAITKCRS; via the coding sequence ATGGGAAAGCACTCCTCCGCCATCCGCCGAGTGTTGATCATATCTTCTTTCATTGTGCTGTCTCCAATCGTCTTGTTGATCATCGTTGAAGCCACCGGGAACCACCACGAGTGGAAGTGGAATATTCCTGCGGGACAGGGGGAATGCAGAGGCACGATTGGGGAGTGCATGGGCGCAGCCGGCGATCAAGGAGAGTTCGACATGGACTTGGAGAGCAACAGGCGCATATTAACGACTACCAAGTACATCAGCTACGGTGTGCTGGAGATGGATTTCGTGCCGTGCTCGATTAAGGGTACGTCCTATTACAACTGCCTACTCAGGGGCCAGGCTAACCCATACACTCGCGGTTGCAGTGCCATTACCAAATGCCGGAGCTAA
- the LOC131304040 gene encoding rapid alkalinization factor-like, translating to MENSSSSSAFRSLRTVSSFLIIIALSLLVVSSTGVKATGNHHEYWSRWIPAKQAAACRGSIGECMGAGAGGGEFEMDSESNRRILATDNYISYGALQSNTVPCSVRGASYYNCQTGAQANPYSRGCSAITQCRS from the coding sequence ATGGaaaactcctcctcctcctccgccttcCGCAGCCTGCGGACCGTATCTTCTTTCCTCATAATAATAGCACTGTCTCTATTAGTCGTCTCGTCAACCGGGGTCAAAGCCACCGGGAACCACCACGAGTACTGGAGCAGATGGATTCCCGCCAAGCAGGCCGCGGCCTGCAGAGGCTCGATAGGCGAGTGCATGGGCGCAGGCGCCGGTGGAGGAGAGTTCGAGATGGACTCGGAGAGCAACAGGCGGATACTAGCGACCGACAATTACATCAGCTACGGCGCGCTGCAGAGCAATACGGTGCCGTGCTCGGTTAGGGGCGCGTCCTACTACAATTGCCAAACAGGGGCCCAGGCTAACCCTTACTCTCGCGGCTGCAGTGCCATTACTCAATGCCGGAGTTAG